TCTCCGGCCTCGCCCCTGAAAACATTGCGGCAGCTTGCGATGCTTCCCTGCAACGGCTCGGACTGGGCTACGTTGACATCTACTTTGCGCATTTCGATGACCCGAGCCAGAAGGTTTCAGACATGGCCGAAGCATTCTCAGCACTGGTCGATGCTGGGAAGGTACGTGCCATCGGGCTCTCTAACTTCTCGCCCGCGCGGATGCTTGAATGGCTCGACTACACCGAACAGCACGAGCTTCATCGCCCAACCATTCTTCAGCAGAAGTACAACTTGGTGGAGCGCCTGACGTTTGAAGCTGCATATGCTCCTATCGCCGCAGAATACGGAATGGCCACCGAATCGTATTACGCTTTGGCTTCCGGATTCCTCACCGGCAAGTACCGTAACGCAGAGGATGCAGCACAGAACGCCGCCCGCGGATCTGCCGCCAAAGAATATGTGACACCCGATGGCCTCGCTGTGATTGATGCACTCGTTGCGGTAGCAGAAGAAGCCAACTCCACTCCAACAACTGTGGCGATCGCGTGGCAGCTAGCGAAGGGAGTATCTTCCCCAATCGCTTCGGCCCGAACGGTTGAGCAACTGCCGGAACTCACGGCCGCACTCGATCTGGATCTCTCCGTCCATCAGGTCATTCAGTTGGACAATGCCTCCCGGCCATTTGCCGTGAAGGAGTCCTGATCACAGGGAAACTGGTCTGAAACGAGAAATGCCGGCACAGCCTCAGGTTGTGCCGGCATCCTTTTCAGATGAGGTCAATGACTCGTCAGATGAGGTCGACGACGTTTCCGATACCTTGGTGGATGAAGTCCGGACGGAAGGCGAACTGCTGGATCTGTTCACGTGTTGTGGAGCCAGATAGAACAAGGTGAGTCTGGAGTCCAGATTCCATGCCAGCCAGAATGTCAGTGTCCATCCGGTCACCTATCAAAGCCGTCTCTTCGGAATGAGCGTCAATCTTGTTCAGGCCGTTTCGCAGCATGACCGGGTTCGGCTTGCCCACGTAGTACGGGGTCTTCCCTGTGGCCGCCGTAATCATGGCCGCCACAGCGCCGGTCGCCGGCAATGGGCCATCAGAAGACGGGCCCGTCACATCGGGATTGGTGGCGATGAATCGTGCACCACCCTCAATCAAGCGGATGGCTTGCGTCAGCAACTCAAAAGAGTATGTTCGGGTCTCACCCAACACGACCACATCGGGATGGTCGTTAGTCATAACAAAACCGCGTTCGTACAGAGCTGTTGTGAGGCCCGCTTCGCCAACAACGAAGGCGCGGCGGTTCTCCGATTGCTTTGCTAGGAACGTTGCCGTGGCAAGTGCAGAAGTCCAAATGTTCTCCTCAGGAACCGACAAACCCGCCGATTCCAGCCGCGCCGATAGGTCGCGTGGAGTGTAGATAGAGTTGTTGGTGAGGACTAGGAACGGTACTTCGCGTTCCCGTAGGCGTGAGATGAACTCCTTCGCGCCTGGAAGAGCCGTCTCTTCGTGGATCAGCACACCATCCATATCGGTGAGCCAGTTCTTGATTTCTCTATTCATCACGCCCCCAGCTTACGGTGCCTCACCTGCGATTGTCTGCGGATTCTTCCGTTCGAGACGGTGTCACACCACTCAAAAGGCAAGTGACCCCACCCCGCGTGGCACACTTGGCATGTGGAAAGACTCGCCGCTGACACCCTGACTTTCGAACACGCCTACGCCGTGGTCGGATCGCCACTGAGGTCAATCACCTATTCGTATGGACACATCGATAAGGTCTTCGAACTGGCCTCAGTCACCAAGCTCCTCACTGCGTGGAGCGCACTCATCGCTATCGAAGAACGTCACATCGATTTCGCTACCCCCGCCGGTCCAGCAGGCGCCACTGTGCGCCATCTACTCGCACATACCTCTGGAGTCCCGTTTGAAAAGGGCGCTATCCTTGCCAAGCCCGGCGCCCGGCGCATCTACTCCAACCACGGAATCGAACTGCTTGGTGAGGTTATCTCCGCACACACTGGCCTTTCCATCAACGAATGGATCACGGCCAAAGTCGTGCGCCCATTACACATGAGGTCGACGACGATCGACGGGTCACCTGCGTATTCGGGCCAGAGTTCGGTGGCAGACTTGGCTTTGTTCGCAGCAGAGGTGCTTCACCCAACTCTTCTCAGCTCCCAGATGGCTCTTGCCGCAAGAACCGTTCAGTTCCCGGGAATCTCTGGCATCTTGCCTGGCTATGGCCGCCAGACGACGAACGATTGGGGAATGGGATTCGAGATCCGCGACCACAAAGATCCCCATTGGACAGGCACCAGCTTTTCTCCCCGCACGTGTGGCCACTTCGGGCAATCCGGATCGTTCTTGTGGATCGATCCGACTATCGCCAAAGCCGGCATCTTCTTGGGCGAGCAGAAGTTCGGTGATGCACATCGCCGCTGCTGGCCTGCATTGACTGACGCGATGCGGGATCTGTAAATATCGCCGCTCTTTGGCCCTAAAGGTACGCCACTTGTGTGGCGCCAACCTAACCACGGTAGGGCTACCACAAATCGCGATAGGGCTACCACAAATCCTGCGGTGTATCAGCGGAATACCAAAGCTTCTCACGAAACCTATTGGAAACGTGATGGGGGTTACCGTGACGTCATCGTTCACGCATGATTTGGAGGTAATCCGATGCACTCACCCGCGATGTCCGTCAGCTCGACCCTCGATGCCATCGATAGCTTTATTTGGGGCCCATGGCTCCTCATTCCGCTGCTTCTTGGCACCGGAATCATTCTCACGATCCGCCTTCGCGGCCTCCAGTTCCGCAAACTTGGTGCGGCCATGCGTTTCGCATTCTTCCAGCGCGATGGCGGAGGAGAAAGCGACGCCGCCCACGGCGATATCTCCCATTACCAAGCACTGACCACAGCACTTGCCGCCACCGTTGGCGTTGGCAACATCGTGGGCGTCGCTACCGCAATCCACCTCGGCGGCCCTGGCGCACTCTTCTGGATGTGGGTCACTGCCCTCTTCGGAATGGCTTCCAAGTACTCCGAAGCTTTCTTGGCAGTTCGGTTCCGCACCACGGATGCCAACGGCCAGCAATCCGGCGGACCCCAGTACTATCTTCGCCACGCGATCAAGGGAAGATGGGGGCAGTTCCTATCGCTGTTCTTTGCAGTGGCCGCGGTTCTGGCATCCTTCGGAATCGGATGCATGACGCAATCTAATGCCGTTGCCGCCCAGCTAGAAAACTCCTTCGGATGGGAGCGCGCGATCGTGGGAATCGTACTCGCTGTGGTGGTCGGTGCGGTCCTCCTTGGCGGAATCACCTCTATCGGAAAAGTAACCTCCGCGTTTGTGCCAATCATGATCGTGTTCTATGTGGGAGGCTGCCTGTACATCTTGGCAGTCAACATCACTGGCATACCTCACGCCCTGAGCATGGTGTTCCAAGGCGCATTCACAGGTGCCGGAGCAACCGGCGGATTCGTGGGATCCACCTTCATAATGGCTATTCAATACGGCGTCGCGCGTGGCATCTTTTCCAATGAATCCGGGATGGGTTCGGCAGCAATTGCCGCAGCAGCAGCCAAGACCAACCACCCAGCTCGCCAAGGTCTGGTCTCTATGACTCAGACCTTTATCGATACGATCATCGTGGTCAGCTGCACCGGACTGGTGATCCTCTCCACGGGAACGTGGACCGGTGACGATCCCGCCACTATGACCTCTGAAGCCTTCACACACGGACTCCCCGGCCAATGGGGCCATTACATTGTTTCGCTGGCACTGGTGTTCCTTGCCGCTTCAACAATTCTCGGTTGGTCCTACTACGGCGAACGCTGCGTTGAACGCTTGGTTGGTGTCCGCGGTGTGCTTCCCTACCGCATCATTTTCACGATCGTGGTGTTCGTTGGCACCACCACACAGCTCACGGACGTGTGGACTTTCGCGGATATCGCCAACGGCCTCATGGCTCTACCCAACCTGATCGGCCTCCTCATCCTTTCAGGCCTCATCGCGAGGGAAACCAAGGAATACTTGGCGCTGGATCCATACCTGCGCCGCGCTGGAAACGAGTTCACCTCGGTGCCAGCCTCCGCAACGGAGTAGATCTACCGCACCTTCGGTATTACCTCTGCGGCGGGCGTGTGGGAGGGTGGATTTTCCACCCTCCCACACAGCTGCCATCAGCCCTCAGACGCGATGACCTCCAGAGTCAGCGAGGACTCGCCTGAACCGGCCAGCAACTCTTCCGCCGACATCGCTGGCGAATCAACCCGCACGGTATCTCCGTCCTTCACTTCACCGGCCAAGAGCCTTCGAGCTAGCTGGTCCCCGATCTCCCGCTGAATGAGCCTGCGCAGCGGGCGTGCGCCATAGGCCGGATCGTATCCGCCCATTGCGAGGAAGTCCCGGCCAGCCCCAGTAACTTCGAGCGTGATCCGGCGCCCCCGTAGCCTTTCAGCGAGCTGCGCGATCTGCAAATCTACGATCTTCCCTATCTCGTCGAGCGAAAGCGGATCGAAGATAATGACGTCGTCGAGCCTATTGATGAACTCGGGCTTGAATGCGGCGTGCACCGCGCCCATTACTTGATCGTGCTTCTGAGCCTCCGTCAGCGAGGGGTCCGTTAACGTCTGCGAGCCAAGGTTGGACGTCATAATCAGAATCGTGTTCTTGAAGTCGACTGTGCGCCCTTGGCCATCGGTCAAACGGCCGTCATCAAGCACCTGCAACAAGATGTCAAAGACGTCTGGGTGCGCCTTCTCAACCTCGTCCAGCAGGATGACGGAGTATGGCCTACGCCGCACGGCCTCGGTCAGCTGGCCACCTTCTTCGTATCCCACATATCCCGGAGGAGCTCCTACCAACCGCGAGACGGTGTGCTTCTCTGAGTACTCGGACATGTCAATTCGGACCATGGCGCGTTCGTCGTCGAACAAGAAATCTGCCAACGACTTCGCAAGTTCAGTCTTACCAACACCAGTTGGACCCAAGAACATGAACGATCCCGTAGGCCGGTTAGGGTCGGCAATACCCGCCCGCGCCCGGCGCACAGCATCTGCCACAGATGCCACCGCGCGCTTCTGTCCGATCAGCCTCTTCCCGATCACATCCTCCATGCGAAGGAGCTTCTCGGTTTCGCCCTGCAACAGACGCCCAACAGGAACGCCTGTCCAGGCTGAAACAACCTCGGCGATCTCATCCGCATCCACGCGCTCCGCGATCATCGGTTCCAACGTGGAGTCACCAGAGTGCTCTTCAGCCGCCTCAGCAGAAGCGATTTCCCTTTCAATTCCAGGGATTTCGCCGTTTTGAAGGCGTCCGGCATCCTCATATCGGCCTTCGCGCACAGCACGGTCAAGTTCAGTGCGCAGTTCGTCTAGACGCACACGCAGATCTCCAACCTTATTACGCCCGGCCTTTTCCGATTCCCAACGAGCGTTGAGCCCCGCCAGTTCCTCCTGCTTGTCTGCTAGTTCCGCACGAAGCTTATCCAAGCGGTCCACGGTACCTGCATCAGCGTCGCCGTCGGTGTCCACCAGATAGGCTTCCTCCATACGCAGGCGATCCACCTGGCGCTGAAGCACATCGATTTCCTCTGGTGAGGAATCCAGTTCCATGCGCAACCGCGAGGCAGCCTCATCCACGAGGTCAATGGCCTTGTCAGGAAGCTGACGGTCCACGATGTAGCGCTGCGATAGCTCCGCCGCAGCCACTAGGGCGCCGTCAGAAATAGTCACCTTGTGATGAGCTTCGTACTTCGGTGCGATTCCACGAAGGATAGCGACCGTATCTTCAACAGAAGGTTCGCCCACGTAAACCTGTTGGAATCGGCGTTCGAGTGCAGGGTCCTTTTCGATGTGCTCGCGGTACTCATCCAGTGTGGTGGCGCCAATTAGCCGCAACTCCCCGCGTGCCAACATGGGTTTGAGCATGTTGCCCGCATCCATTGCGCCTTCGGAACCTCCACCAGCACCCACAATCGTGTGGATTTCGTCAATGAACGTAACAACCTCACCGGCTGCGTCCTTGATCTCCTGAAGAACAGCCTTGAACCTCTCCTCGAATTCACCGCGGTACTTGGCTCCAGCCACCATCGAGGCAACGTCTAGTTGAATCAGCCGCTTGCCTCGCAGCGATTCTGGAACATCACCGTTGACCATGCGCTGAGCGAGCCCTTCTACGACGGCGGTCTTGCCGACTCCAGGTTCGCCAATAAGCACGGGGTTGTTCTTGGTGCGGCGCGAGAGGACCTGCACCACGCGGCGGATCTCCTGATCGCGTCCGATTACCGGATCCATCTTGCCGTCGCGTGCCATCTGAGTCAGGTCGCTGCCGTACTTCTCCAGCGCCTTGAACGTGCCTTCAGGATCAGGAGAATCCACCTTGGCACTACCTCGAACGTTTGGAAGAACTGCCGCGATTTGCTCATGTGTGCCGCCAGAAGACCTCAGGATCTCACCCGCCTGCGATTGCGACTCAGAGATTCCCAGGAGTAGGTGCTCAGTAGAGATATAGGCGTCTCCGAGTCCTGTGGCCTCCTTACTCGAATCAGAAATAACACGCGAAAGCGGCCGTGAAGCATCCGGCTGTTGCACGGAACTTCCTTCTGCGCCAGGCAACGCGGCGATCGCTGCTTCTGTCCGTGCCTTCACATCTGCACGATTCACACCCACGGCCTCGAGAAGCGCAACCGCAATGCCGCCCTCTTGATTCAACAGGGCCGCCAGCAAATGCAGGGGCTCCACCTGCGGGTTGCCGCGATCCGATGCCATGCGAATCGCTTCAGCGAGAGCTTCCTGCGACTTCGTCGTCAACTTGTCCATTAACCTCTCCTTTCTGGTGGGGTTATTCATCAAAGGGACCACATATCCCTGCCAACTACTCGTCTTCTGCGCAGATCGGTTCACGCGGTCACGCACAGCTCACGGTTTCTACAGCAAGGAACGCCTTCAGAGTTGAGTCTATTCCACTCAACTTCGTTTGGTCGATTGTTCCGCCACATCGCGCTCTCAGCGAACCATCCACACCCCTTCTGCCTCGCTAACACGCTCAAAACCTTGAGAAACGAAGAAGCCCACGGCTGCAGCTTCCTCTGGTATCACCGCAAACGCCGGTGAATCACCAATAGCCATACCCAACAGGCGGGTGGCCCACCCTTGACGGCGTATTCCCTCATGGACGAGCAGATCAGTCACGTGAAGCGGCCTCAGATGTCCTGGTCCCACGGCCTCCACCCCAACAAAGCCCACAACCACACCCGAACGCTGCGCAATCCACAACGTGCCGGGCCGCACATGCATCACAAAATGAAGAAATCGTTCCCGATCTGATGCGCTGGCATGCGAGAACGAGGCGAGAGGGTCGACGTCGTCGAAAGACGCCTCGCGTAGCGTGATACGTGATTGTGGGGACATACCACCAACAATGCCACAACGGCATGGCCTCGCTAGGCTGTGAAGGTAAGCGAACAAGGAGTACCTCCATGCCCAAGAAGAAGGACCGCACCCAGAGTGGAACACACGCCCTACAGGCGCTCGAGGACGCTGGCGTGGCGTATGAACTCATCGAGTATGAGCATTCCGAACACCAAGATCGCGGCTACGCCCTCGATACTGCCAAAGTGCTCGAGCGGGACCCCGCCACCATCTTCAAAACCCTCATGACCCTTGTGGACGGGAAACCGGTGTGCGCAGTAGTACCGGCAACCGGGCTGCTCAATCTGAAGTCACTAGCCAAAGCTGCCGGCGGCAAAAGGGCCGAGATGATGGAGCCAGCCAAAGCCGAGAAGCTCACAGGTTACGTCACGGGCGGGATCTCCCCGCTCGGCCAAAGGCGTACCTCCCCCACTTTCATCGACAGCTCCGCCCAGAAACACGAACGTATCGCGGTTTCAGGCGGAAAACGGACGCTCTCCGTTGACGTTTCGCCCCAAGATCTAGCCACTTTGACGCGCGGAAGCTTCGCTCAGATCGCTGACCAGTCACGGCATTTCTGAGAACTGACGGCGGGCGGTTTCAGCATGCGATCTTCTGGCGAAAAGGCTACCAATATGAGCCAAATCACGCTACATTAGTGAC
The DNA window shown above is from Changpingibacter yushuensis and carries:
- the clpB gene encoding ATP-dependent chaperone ClpB; the protein is MDKLTTKSQEALAEAIRMASDRGNPQVEPLHLLAALLNQEGGIAVALLEAVGVNRADVKARTEAAIAALPGAEGSSVQQPDASRPLSRVISDSSKEATGLGDAYISTEHLLLGISESQSQAGEILRSSGGTHEQIAAVLPNVRGSAKVDSPDPEGTFKALEKYGSDLTQMARDGKMDPVIGRDQEIRRVVQVLSRRTKNNPVLIGEPGVGKTAVVEGLAQRMVNGDVPESLRGKRLIQLDVASMVAGAKYRGEFEERFKAVLQEIKDAAGEVVTFIDEIHTIVGAGGGSEGAMDAGNMLKPMLARGELRLIGATTLDEYREHIEKDPALERRFQQVYVGEPSVEDTVAILRGIAPKYEAHHKVTISDGALVAAAELSQRYIVDRQLPDKAIDLVDEAASRLRMELDSSPEEIDVLQRQVDRLRMEEAYLVDTDGDADAGTVDRLDKLRAELADKQEELAGLNARWESEKAGRNKVGDLRVRLDELRTELDRAVREGRYEDAGRLQNGEIPGIEREIASAEAAEEHSGDSTLEPMIAERVDADEIAEVVSAWTGVPVGRLLQGETEKLLRMEDVIGKRLIGQKRAVASVADAVRRARAGIADPNRPTGSFMFLGPTGVGKTELAKSLADFLFDDERAMVRIDMSEYSEKHTVSRLVGAPPGYVGYEEGGQLTEAVRRRPYSVILLDEVEKAHPDVFDILLQVLDDGRLTDGQGRTVDFKNTILIMTSNLGSQTLTDPSLTEAQKHDQVMGAVHAAFKPEFINRLDDVIIFDPLSLDEIGKIVDLQIAQLAERLRGRRITLEVTGAGRDFLAMGGYDPAYGARPLRRLIQREIGDQLARRLLAGEVKDGDTVRVDSPAMSAEELLAGSGESSLTLEVIASEG
- a CDS encoding alanine/glycine:cation symporter family protein, translated to MSVSSTLDAIDSFIWGPWLLIPLLLGTGIILTIRLRGLQFRKLGAAMRFAFFQRDGGGESDAAHGDISHYQALTTALAATVGVGNIVGVATAIHLGGPGALFWMWVTALFGMASKYSEAFLAVRFRTTDANGQQSGGPQYYLRHAIKGRWGQFLSLFFAVAAVLASFGIGCMTQSNAVAAQLENSFGWERAIVGIVLAVVVGAVLLGGITSIGKVTSAFVPIMIVFYVGGCLYILAVNITGIPHALSMVFQGAFTGAGATGGFVGSTFIMAIQYGVARGIFSNESGMGSAAIAAAAAKTNHPARQGLVSMTQTFIDTIIVVSCTGLVILSTGTWTGDDPATMTSEAFTHGLPGQWGHYIVSLALVFLAASTILGWSYYGERCVERLVGVRGVLPYRIIFTIVVFVGTTTQLTDVWTFADIANGLMALPNLIGLLILSGLIARETKEYLALDPYLRRAGNEFTSVPASATE
- a CDS encoding GNAT family N-acetyltransferase; protein product: MSPQSRITLREASFDDVDPLASFSHASASDRERFLHFVMHVRPGTLWIAQRSGVVVGFVGVEAVGPGHLRPLHVTDLLVHEGIRRQGWATRLLGMAIGDSPAFAVIPEEAAAVGFFVSQGFERVSEAEGVWMVR
- a CDS encoding aldo/keto reductase, coding for MTHKQLVPLGETGVSMSRLTLGGNTFGWTSSKEEAFSVLDAFRAAGGNSIDTADSYSSWAPGNHGGESETILGAWLAERGLNEGDGRDSVVIATKVSQHPEFSGLAPENIAAACDASLQRLGLGYVDIYFAHFDDPSQKVSDMAEAFSALVDAGKVRAIGLSNFSPARMLEWLDYTEQHELHRPTILQQKYNLVERLTFEAAYAPIAAEYGMATESYYALASGFLTGKYRNAEDAAQNAARGSAAKEYVTPDGLAVIDALVAVAEEANSTPTTVAIAWQLAKGVSSPIASARTVEQLPELTAALDLDLSVHQVIQLDNASRPFAVKES
- the ybaK gene encoding Cys-tRNA(Pro) deacylase — translated: MPKKKDRTQSGTHALQALEDAGVAYELIEYEHSEHQDRGYALDTAKVLERDPATIFKTLMTLVDGKPVCAVVPATGLLNLKSLAKAAGGKRAEMMEPAKAEKLTGYVTGGISPLGQRRTSPTFIDSSAQKHERIAVSGGKRTLSVDVSPQDLATLTRGSFAQIADQSRHF
- a CDS encoding serine hydrolase domain-containing protein, yielding MERLAADTLTFEHAYAVVGSPLRSITYSYGHIDKVFELASVTKLLTAWSALIAIEERHIDFATPAGPAGATVRHLLAHTSGVPFEKGAILAKPGARRIYSNHGIELLGEVISAHTGLSINEWITAKVVRPLHMRSTTIDGSPAYSGQSSVADLALFAAEVLHPTLLSSQMALAARTVQFPGISGILPGYGRQTTNDWGMGFEIRDHKDPHWTGTSFSPRTCGHFGQSGSFLWIDPTIAKAGIFLGEQKFGDAHRRCWPALTDAMRDL
- a CDS encoding HAD-IIA family hydrolase — encoded protein: MNREIKNWLTDMDGVLIHEETALPGAKEFISRLREREVPFLVLTNNSIYTPRDLSARLESAGLSVPEENIWTSALATATFLAKQSENRRAFVVGEAGLTTALYERGFVMTNDHPDVVVLGETRTYSFELLTQAIRLIEGGARFIATNPDVTGPSSDGPLPATGAVAAMITAATGKTPYYVGKPNPVMLRNGLNKIDAHSEETALIGDRMDTDILAGMESGLQTHLVLSGSTTREQIQQFAFRPDFIHQGIGNVVDLI